The Flavobacteriales bacterium genome has a segment encoding these proteins:
- a CDS encoding glycosyltransferase: protein MINGKKLVVVLPAYNAAQTLETTYAEIPFDIVDDVVLVDDASPDNTVEVGRKLGIKHIVKHEKNRGYGGNQKSCYAKALEIGADIVVMLHPDYQYTPMLIHSMSYMIANDVYPVAYGSRILGKGALKGGMPIYKYIANRFLTLTQNILIDQKLSEYHTGYRAFSREVIEAIDIEANSDDFVFDNQMTSQIFMAGFEIGEVTCPTKYFEEASSINFSRSVTYGLGVLKTSLMHRLHMWGLAKFKIYGTSRNG, encoded by the coding sequence ATGATCAACGGTAAAAAGTTAGTTGTAGTACTGCCGGCTTACAATGCGGCCCAAACATTGGAAACCACCTACGCTGAGATTCCCTTTGATATTGTGGATGACGTGGTTCTGGTGGATGATGCCAGCCCCGACAATACGGTGGAAGTAGGTCGTAAATTGGGAATCAAGCACATCGTGAAGCATGAAAAGAACCGTGGTTACGGAGGTAATCAGAAGTCGTGCTACGCAAAAGCGCTGGAGATAGGGGCGGATATTGTGGTCATGCTGCACCCGGATTATCAATACACGCCCATGCTCATTCATTCCATGAGTTACATGATAGCCAACGATGTTTATCCTGTGGCCTATGGTTCCAGAATTTTGGGAAAAGGGGCGCTGAAAGGCGGTATGCCCATCTACAAGTACATCGCCAATCGTTTTCTTACGCTTACGCAGAATATTCTCATTGATCAGAAACTCTCAGAGTATCACACGGGTTATCGCGCCTTTTCGCGCGAGGTGATCGAAGCGATCGATATTGAGGCGAATTCGGATGATTTTGTGTTCGATAATCAGATGACGAGCCAGATTTTCATGGCTGGTTTTGAGATCGGTGAAGTGACCTGCCCGACCAAGTATTTTGAAGAGGCGTCCTCTATCAATTTCAGCCGGAGCGTTACGTACGGATTGGGCGTTCTGAAAACCTCGCTCATGCACCGATTGCACATGTGGGGCTTGGCCAAGTTCAAGATCTACGGTACTTCCCGAAACGGATAA
- a CDS encoding helix-turn-helix domain-containing protein has protein sequence MMKRIRNEALLKRFGQRLREARNAKGLTQEVFEEEFGVDQSRLGRIERGEANVTLSSASMLADAVGVPLSQLLAESE, from the coding sequence ATGATGAAACGAATTAGAAACGAGGCGCTCCTGAAGAGATTTGGCCAGAGACTACGAGAAGCACGCAACGCAAAGGGGTTGACCCAGGAAGTCTTTGAGGAAGAATTTGGTGTAGATCAAAGCCGATTAGGGCGTATCGAACGAGGCGAAGCAAATGTGACGCTGTCGTCCGCCAGCATGCTTGCCGATGCCGTTGGTGTACCATTGTCTCAATTGCTTGCAGAGAGCGAATAG
- a CDS encoding T9SS type A sorting domain-containing protein has product MVHGSLHIGTWSFRSYMLLYMKRLNLNNMKMKNQTRLSLVRAILLVAFSLTVIPAVGQPTGPSGEGEPRKLINNGSFEQIDSLLLHGYFSCPSSGGQIQIADGWAPAYGTVDYYNTCSNNTYPNYGVPQNLLGIQSPRTGDAYGSLISYVDFWPNTREYLWRKLESPLVADQRYYMEYYVSLSDSSNFAVSTLGAFFSTFDTRYLSAQDFLTLEPQVEDTSEGHPFWDKDEWMKVSGTFTASGGEQYVTIGKFRHDFEDLDIERVSIYNPDRWDGAMYLIDDVSLTPVSEVGIDEEVKVETIIYPNPSLGESITLKYSTHQGNALVWEITDMFGKVVHSQPLKGREGKTTLNQKLPDGNYVSTIIVDGTWSSSTKFVVSSSFKSLH; this is encoded by the coding sequence ATGGTACACGGAAGTCTTCATATTGGCACTTGGAGTTTCAGGAGCTACATGTTATTATACATGAAACGATTGAACTTAAACAATATGAAAATGAAAAATCAAACGCGTTTGTCATTGGTCCGGGCAATATTATTAGTTGCCTTTTCGCTTACAGTGATTCCTGCTGTGGGACAACCAACTGGGCCGAGTGGCGAAGGAGAGCCGCGAAAGTTAATTAACAACGGAAGCTTTGAACAAATTGACTCACTTCTTTTACATGGATACTTCTCTTGTCCCAGTTCTGGTGGTCAAATTCAAATCGCTGACGGATGGGCACCTGCATATGGTACAGTAGACTACTACAATACCTGTAGCAATAATACATATCCAAACTATGGTGTTCCACAAAATCTTCTCGGAATTCAAAGCCCACGAACGGGTGATGCATATGGTTCCTTGATATCATATGTAGATTTCTGGCCAAACACGCGAGAGTATCTCTGGAGAAAATTGGAATCTCCCTTGGTGGCAGACCAACGCTACTACATGGAGTATTACGTCAGTTTGAGTGATAGTTCAAATTTTGCAGTATCAACGCTTGGTGCATTCTTCAGTACCTTCGATACGCGATACCTTTCTGCACAAGACTTTCTAACCCTCGAACCACAGGTGGAAGACACCTCAGAGGGGCATCCATTCTGGGACAAAGATGAATGGATGAAGGTAAGCGGTACCTTTACTGCAAGCGGAGGAGAACAGTATGTCACGATTGGAAAATTCAGGCATGATTTTGAAGATCTGGACATTGAACGTGTTTCAATCTACAATCCAGACAGATGGGACGGAGCCATGTATCTGATCGATGATGTCTCTCTCACCCCTGTTTCAGAGGTTGGCATTGATGAAGAGGTCAAGGTAGAGACAATCATCTATCCGAATCCTTCACTCGGTGAATCTATCACCTTGAAGTACAGTACACATCAAGGAAATGCACTCGTTTGGGAAATAACTGACATGTTTGGAAAAGTTGTTCATTCACAACCTCTTAAAGGAAGAGAAGGAAAAACCACTCTCAACCAAAAGCTTCCCGATGGGAATTATGTATCGACCATCATAGTCGATGGCACATGGTCATCCAGCACCAAGTTTGTGGTCAGTAGTTCTTTTAAAAGCCTCCATTAG
- a CDS encoding phosphatase PAP2 family protein, which yields MNLRKAVEDTRPIALPFVVGLSIYSILGLIVFVSFGKEGAHKFLNAYHTPYLDLTFKYITHLGNGLLPILLFHLLLLVRYSWALGLGISSLVMGVVVQTLKRSVFAGDHRPAMFFPEGVLPHIDGVDLMLNYSFPSGHSATAFCIFFMLAFFVKQKWATYTFMVLALLIAFSRVYISQHFIQDTVVGSWIGLVLAYLGYLFIVRYAEENPSSKLNKRLWPS from the coding sequence ATGAATCTGAGGAAGGCCGTTGAAGACACCAGACCGATCGCCCTACCATTTGTGGTGGGGCTTTCCATTTACAGTATTCTTGGGCTTATCGTTTTTGTGAGCTTTGGCAAGGAAGGTGCGCACAAATTCCTGAATGCCTACCACACGCCTTACCTCGATCTGACCTTCAAATACATCACACACTTGGGAAACGGCCTGTTGCCCATTCTGCTGTTCCATCTTCTATTACTGGTGCGTTATTCTTGGGCCCTTGGGCTCGGAATTTCCAGTTTGGTGATGGGAGTTGTAGTGCAGACACTCAAACGCTCCGTTTTTGCAGGTGATCATCGCCCCGCCATGTTTTTTCCCGAAGGTGTTCTACCGCACATCGATGGTGTGGATCTGATGCTGAACTACAGTTTTCCATCAGGCCATAGTGCCACGGCTTTTTGCATCTTTTTCATGTTGGCCTTCTTCGTGAAACAGAAATGGGCCACGTACACTTTCATGGTTTTGGCACTGCTCATTGCATTCTCGCGTGTTTACATTTCGCAGCATTTCATTCAGGATACGGTTGTCGGTTCTTGGATCGGACTGGTGCTGGCCTACCTTGGTTATCTGTTCATCGTCCGCTACGCGGAAGAGAATCCGAGTTCGAAGCTGAACAAACGTCTGTGGCCGTCATGA
- a CDS encoding T9SS type A sorting domain-containing protein translates to MKNIFTFLLLSPCFLCAQNVEVISNGSFEILDSLQSPDPQCPGSGGEISISLGWSTAKGSVDYYNACSNSIYPDYGTPNNRLGFQLPRTGNAYASLLCYIDAWTNEREYLWGELSSPLIANQKYYLEYYVNLSDSSNFAISNFGAHVSVNDTRYLSSGGFLNLESSIHFDTTSAIKDTDGWTKISGTFIAEGGEQYLTLSTFGLDSDDPHIERVANNNPDKWDEAMYLIDDVSLTPVSEVGITETVKVETTIYPNPSPDGAVTLSYRAEDGSRFNWEISDLAGHVVHSQQLSGNEGKATLNKTLSPGLYLSSVVVDGVRYASTRLVIL, encoded by the coding sequence ATGAAAAACATATTCACTTTCCTACTGCTTTCTCCTTGTTTTTTGTGCGCGCAAAATGTTGAGGTCATTAGCAACGGAAGCTTTGAAATTCTCGATTCATTACAGTCACCGGATCCACAATGCCCAGGTTCTGGTGGTGAAATTTCAATCTCGCTTGGTTGGAGCACTGCAAAAGGATCTGTAGACTACTACAATGCTTGTAGCAATTCTATCTACCCTGACTACGGCACTCCGAATAATCGACTCGGTTTTCAATTGCCAAGAACTGGGAACGCGTATGCTTCCTTGTTGTGCTATATCGATGCTTGGACAAATGAGAGAGAATACCTTTGGGGCGAACTATCGTCCCCTTTGATTGCAAATCAGAAGTATTATTTGGAATACTATGTAAATCTTAGTGATAGCTCAAACTTTGCCATATCAAATTTTGGAGCCCATGTTAGTGTCAATGATACTCGATACTTGTCCTCAGGAGGATTTTTGAATCTCGAATCGTCTATTCACTTCGACACAACCTCTGCAATCAAAGATACGGATGGTTGGACAAAGATCAGTGGAACATTTATTGCAGAAGGGGGTGAACAGTATTTAACGCTCTCAACTTTTGGTCTTGATTCTGACGACCCACATATTGAACGTGTTGCAAATAATAATCCCGATAAGTGGGATGAAGCCATGTATCTGATTGATGATGTCTCTCTCACCCCCGTTTCAGAGGTTGGCATTACCGAAACTGTGAAAGTAGAGACGACAATCTATCCGAATCCTTCTCCAGACGGAGCTGTAACTCTTTCATACCGTGCGGAAGATGGTTCCCGATTCAATTGGGAAATCTCTGATCTTGCTGGTCATGTCGTTCATTCCCAGCAACTCTCGGGTAATGAAGGAAAGGCTACACTGAACAAAACTCTTTCCCCCGGATTGTACCTGTCATCGGTTGTGGTTGATGGTGTGAGATATGCGAGTACGCGATTAGTTATCCTCTAA
- a CDS encoding pyridoxal-phosphate dependent enzyme, whose protein sequence is MIVYTADVIQLVNACVDRYKGQPNVEFGKPNMAEFFSHMVGHINKEVGSALSEQTFYKQYYIRIQGHASSEIGYSVAYLNALTQYVHGFDYLDKFPRVEHDEEIPEFPWTHPSFPATPAVRFTHEDYTNIWVKDEGQNPCGIHKDRKAHEIYLYYVKLIRESMENQEHLQLPRLSLITSGFAGLSIQYRLRAAGLPSLNVLLDESVSDHLVKLLVDSRAEVHRHDLRSKELSSDDVKRLTENENGIDITRANELPDLSGRYYDWLCYEILNLNPDVVIVPYGSGELYRNLLEIHARELKSKHNSRRYFGDRSVLRNCHFIGARADKKVPNSMLTSLVSFYDVVKPEEISTIQNATYCGNLTEVYEIEEDPVLFKATVKEAQKQNIRTCPSGIAGLILLKQQEKVWNLPRDAKIVVVNTGTIREELFAKKKI, encoded by the coding sequence ATGATTGTATATACCGCAGATGTCATCCAGCTGGTCAACGCCTGTGTTGATCGGTATAAAGGACAACCGAATGTTGAGTTCGGAAAACCAAACATGGCGGAATTCTTTTCTCACATGGTTGGTCACATTAACAAGGAGGTGGGCTCTGCCCTATCAGAACAGACCTTTTACAAGCAGTACTATATCCGCATCCAAGGTCATGCAAGTAGTGAAATTGGGTATTCGGTAGCATATTTGAATGCCTTAACGCAGTACGTTCACGGATTCGATTACCTCGATAAGTTTCCGAGAGTAGAACATGATGAAGAAATCCCGGAGTTCCCGTGGACACATCCATCATTTCCCGCCACCCCTGCCGTCCGATTTACCCATGAAGACTATACAAACATATGGGTCAAAGACGAGGGGCAAAACCCCTGTGGTATTCATAAGGACAGGAAAGCCCACGAAATATACCTGTACTATGTCAAGTTGATTCGGGAATCAATGGAAAATCAAGAACATCTTCAATTGCCCCGTCTTTCCCTTATTACCAGCGGGTTTGCGGGGCTCAGTATTCAGTATAGGCTCCGAGCAGCAGGGCTTCCAAGTCTAAACGTCCTATTAGACGAAAGTGTCTCTGATCATTTGGTAAAGCTTCTGGTAGATTCCAGAGCCGAGGTGCACCGCCATGACCTTCGCAGTAAGGAACTAAGTTCGGATGATGTGAAGCGCTTGACCGAAAATGAAAACGGAATTGACATCACACGCGCCAATGAGTTACCAGACTTGAGCGGTAGATATTACGACTGGCTATGTTACGAGATTCTAAATTTAAATCCTGATGTTGTTATTGTTCCATACGGAAGTGGAGAACTTTATCGAAATCTGCTGGAAATCCATGCCCGCGAACTGAAGTCCAAACACAATTCCAGACGATATTTTGGGGATCGATCGGTACTTCGAAATTGTCACTTCATCGGTGCTCGGGCAGATAAAAAGGTGCCAAATTCCATGCTGACCAGTCTTGTCAGTTTCTACGATGTGGTAAAACCGGAAGAAATCAGCACAATACAAAATGCAACGTATTGCGGCAATCTCACCGAAGTGTATGAGATTGAAGAGGATCCAGTATTGTTCAAGGCAACCGTTAAAGAAGCACAGAAGCAGAATATCCGCACCTGTCCATCAGGTATTGCTGGACTGATTCTTCTCAAACAGCAGGAGAAGGTTTGGAACCTTCCACGAGATGCCAAAATCGTTGTGGTGAATACTGGAACAATTCGAGAGGAACTGTTCGCCAAAAAGAAAATCTGA
- a CDS encoding relaxase/mobilization nuclease domain-containing protein — MTIVKLLSRKNIGGAGQLIQYIHQEKEDHPWRIAWNVPEEASFEELAELFKETERMRKYQHKDAVRVSHEILSWSSEDRQLTEEMMYDLTLKYLQMRSPLGLAVAIPHLNTDAAHVHIALNGVDLQGNSIRLSFNELTELKLQLQEYQQEHYPELISYAKHGQAKEAQLALNNAEYEIKKRRGLCRREIVQKQILPYVQSSLSKQVFYQHLQELGFETYQRGKSEGIVDPENGRRYRFSRLGIELKTLEQNHERQNELDQIRLGRDNDSLELLRS; from the coding sequence ATGACCATTGTAAAGCTCCTTTCAAGAAAGAACATAGGTGGAGCTGGTCAACTCATTCAATACATACACCAAGAAAAGGAAGATCATCCATGGCGTATCGCCTGGAATGTTCCAGAAGAAGCATCGTTTGAAGAACTCGCAGAACTCTTCAAGGAAACAGAGAGGATGCGAAAATATCAGCACAAGGACGCAGTTCGGGTATCACATGAAATTTTGAGCTGGTCTTCAGAAGACCGTCAACTTACAGAAGAGATGATGTACGACCTAACGTTAAAGTACCTGCAAATGCGCTCTCCTCTTGGACTTGCTGTTGCAATACCTCACTTGAACACAGATGCAGCGCATGTCCACATAGCCTTAAATGGGGTTGATCTTCAAGGAAATTCGATTCGGCTTTCATTCAACGAACTCACGGAACTCAAACTTCAACTCCAAGAGTACCAACAGGAGCATTACCCAGAACTCATCAGTTATGCAAAGCATGGACAAGCGAAAGAGGCTCAGCTTGCGTTGAATAACGCGGAATATGAAATCAAGAAAAGACGCGGCTTATGTAGAAGAGAAATTGTCCAAAAGCAGATACTTCCCTATGTACAATCCTCACTATCTAAACAGGTTTTCTATCAACACTTACAGGAACTGGGTTTTGAGACATATCAACGAGGAAAATCCGAAGGTATCGTTGACCCTGAAAATGGGAGACGCTACCGATTTTCCCGTTTAGGCATAGAACTCAAAACCCTTGAACAGAATCATGAGCGACAAAACGAACTGGACCAGATTCGGCTTGGCCGCGACAATGATTCACTTGAGCTTCTGCGAAGTTAA
- a CDS encoding glycosyltransferase family 39 protein: MNWNRNTISVAIFVGSLLLFVPFLGGSHLFDWDEVNFAEAAREMLVTKEFKYVQINFKPFWEKPPLFIWMQAASMAIFGVNEFAARFPNAICGAITLVLLFNIGFRLVSKNFGLLWMLVYSGSMLPQFYFRSGIIDPWFNLFIFGGILFLIRASEKEVINRKDVILSALLIGLAVMTKGPTALGLVGISVVVYFLLSFKKHRWNLIDPIIYLLIVFLVGFSWFFVEILRGQGYVVQEFIDYHIRLFSESEAGHGQPFFYHPLVLLIGCFPMSLFFIFGWFEKTEKTEAVRHFSKWMSILFWVVLIVFSIVKTKIVHYSSLTYFPMSFLAAWSIYQLINGKWKFRFVHLAVVLLFIGLLGTAFVLLGILDQIKEPLLSLLQPNTLAYGNFSQHVPDGIFDPLIGLFFLIAGMITTFIIYIGKTRSGVVGLFATTLITVSLLSIFIAPKIDRYTQVSLFDFYEENAEMAYLQPMVFHSYAHLFYGKRKPIPVKTDDEVKWLILDKVDRPVYFISRLEDVETTRGYFPQLKVIGQKGGYAILVRTDENYPFREVP, translated from the coding sequence ATGAACTGGAATCGGAACACGATCTCGGTGGCCATTTTCGTGGGTTCACTCCTACTCTTCGTTCCCTTTTTGGGAGGTTCGCATCTGTTCGATTGGGATGAAGTGAACTTTGCCGAAGCAGCCCGCGAAATGCTGGTCACGAAGGAATTCAAGTATGTACAGATCAACTTCAAACCGTTTTGGGAAAAACCTCCACTGTTCATTTGGATGCAGGCCGCAAGCATGGCCATTTTCGGGGTGAATGAGTTCGCTGCACGGTTTCCGAATGCCATCTGCGGAGCCATCACCTTGGTGCTTCTGTTCAACATCGGTTTTCGGCTTGTTTCCAAGAATTTCGGATTGCTTTGGATGTTGGTCTATTCGGGATCGATGCTGCCTCAGTTCTATTTCCGATCGGGAATCATCGACCCATGGTTCAACCTTTTCATTTTCGGAGGAATTCTGTTCCTGATCCGAGCGTCTGAAAAAGAGGTCATCAATAGAAAGGATGTCATTTTATCAGCCTTGCTGATCGGCCTTGCTGTAATGACCAAAGGACCGACAGCGTTGGGGTTGGTCGGTATTTCAGTGGTTGTTTATTTCCTGCTATCATTTAAAAAGCATCGATGGAATCTGATCGACCCGATCATCTATCTGCTGATTGTCTTCCTTGTCGGTTTCTCATGGTTTTTTGTGGAGATTCTCAGAGGGCAAGGTTATGTGGTTCAGGAGTTTATCGATTACCACATCCGTTTGTTCTCCGAAAGTGAGGCAGGCCACGGACAGCCGTTCTTCTATCATCCGTTGGTGTTGCTTATCGGTTGTTTCCCCATGTCGCTGTTCTTCATTTTCGGTTGGTTTGAGAAAACCGAAAAGACAGAAGCCGTCCGTCACTTCAGCAAATGGATGAGTATTCTCTTCTGGGTTGTTCTAATCGTTTTCTCCATCGTGAAAACCAAGATCGTCCACTACTCTTCGCTTACCTATTTCCCAATGTCATTTTTGGCGGCTTGGTCCATTTACCAGCTCATCAATGGAAAATGGAAGTTCCGATTTGTTCATTTGGCAGTTGTTCTGCTGTTCATCGGCCTGCTCGGAACAGCTTTCGTACTTCTTGGCATACTCGATCAGATCAAAGAACCGCTGTTATCGCTCCTCCAGCCGAACACACTGGCCTACGGAAATTTCAGTCAGCACGTGCCTGATGGCATTTTCGATCCGTTGATCGGCCTGTTTTTTCTGATTGCAGGAATGATCACCACATTCATCATTTACATCGGAAAGACACGTTCGGGAGTTGTTGGTCTTTTCGCCACCACGCTGATCACGGTCTCGCTCCTATCCATCTTCATTGCACCGAAAATTGACCGATACACACAGGTTTCCCTGTTCGATTTTTACGAAGAGAACGCAGAAATGGCTTACCTGCAACCGATGGTCTTTCATTCTTACGCGCATCTCTTCTACGGTAAACGAAAACCGATTCCTGTGAAAACCGATGACGAAGTGAAATGGCTGATTCTGGACAAGGTTGACCGTCCTGTTTACTTCATTTCCAGGTTGGAAGATGTGGAAACTACGCGTGGCTATTTCCCTCAGTTGAAGGTGATCGGTCAGAAAGGCGGTTACGCCATTTTGGTACGAACAGACGAGAATTATCCGTTTCGGGAAGTACCGTAG
- a CDS encoding type IV secretion system DNA-binding domain-containing protein — protein MITVFDIALSWWAILGGAAILLLVGYGFIRDQRPTNYKSDFGKVDLSVFNRGLSPNGGTQTMTVEASSRHVLIFGSSGSGKSSCFYSNNLLGAPGRFGSTVTADFSQSLREICSGYQASFPDTEIYQLHPERPDVSIGINPLDNLDENGARQIAHVIIGQHTGGDAYWYTMSGHLCAILIELLQYVPVDLCHLGSLYSLTEQMMANPESVEKWFLRYAPDPTWQSFLALKAIPDRTFNGIISTLLSKLSPLRSPATQCIFAKTTIDFNEFRTKPRHLFVHGSELNSEVNSLTISLVSSVAMRHFMSHRPKLGDRNIYCMFDEASLMSVPLDVWLSQSRKHNISISASFQSVGQLESKGHGYAKTVQESVGTTIHFPGQSIETASRLSALLWKYEFDQDGQRRVRELMTPSEVRSCGKIIMLHGHTPPMVLPPKPYYNQLGYHLFKKLPPAKTIGSAVKTVSLPTPKTFERYERERLTTA, from the coding sequence ATGATAACGGTATTTGACATAGCGCTTTCATGGTGGGCCATTCTCGGTGGAGCCGCTATCCTGCTTCTAGTAGGATACGGTTTCATCCGAGATCAACGGCCTACTAATTACAAATCTGACTTTGGCAAGGTTGACCTATCGGTGTTTAACCGTGGTCTGTCACCAAATGGAGGCACTCAAACGATGACCGTTGAAGCATCAAGTCGCCACGTGCTCATATTTGGAAGTTCTGGTAGTGGCAAAAGCTCCTGTTTCTATTCGAATAACTTACTGGGGGCTCCAGGTCGGTTTGGCTCTACCGTCACTGCCGATTTTTCCCAAAGTTTACGCGAAATCTGCAGCGGATACCAAGCTTCCTTTCCCGACACCGAGATATACCAACTGCATCCCGAACGCCCAGACGTATCTATTGGCATTAACCCATTAGATAATCTGGATGAAAATGGTGCCCGTCAAATCGCCCATGTAATTATCGGTCAGCATACGGGAGGTGATGCGTATTGGTACACGATGAGTGGTCACCTGTGCGCCATTCTGATCGAATTGCTTCAATACGTACCCGTGGACCTTTGTCATTTGGGAAGTCTGTATTCCTTGACGGAACAAATGATGGCGAACCCTGAATCAGTCGAGAAGTGGTTTCTCCGCTATGCACCAGACCCAACATGGCAGTCCTTTTTAGCATTGAAAGCAATCCCTGACCGCACGTTCAATGGAATAATAAGTACTTTATTGAGTAAGCTCAGTCCGCTTCGCTCACCCGCAACTCAGTGCATCTTCGCCAAAACAACCATCGATTTTAATGAGTTCAGGACTAAACCGAGGCATCTTTTTGTTCACGGAAGTGAACTTAATTCGGAGGTTAATTCGCTGACCATTAGTCTTGTATCAAGTGTGGCCATGCGACACTTTATGTCCCATCGTCCAAAGCTAGGTGACCGGAACATCTACTGTATGTTTGATGAAGCCTCTCTGATGTCCGTTCCCCTTGATGTTTGGTTGAGCCAATCACGTAAACATAACATTTCAATCTCAGCCTCATTTCAGTCGGTTGGTCAGCTCGAATCTAAAGGTCACGGCTACGCTAAAACAGTTCAAGAGAGCGTTGGAACCACCATACATTTCCCTGGTCAATCCATCGAAACAGCAAGTAGACTGAGCGCCTTGTTATGGAAATACGAATTTGACCAAGATGGTCAGCGGAGAGTACGAGAACTCATGACACCCAGCGAAGTCCGTAGCTGCGGTAAGATCATAATGCTCCACGGCCACACCCCTCCAATGGTACTGCCTCCCAAGCCTTATTATAACCAACTCGGCTACCACCTTTTCAAAAAACTCCCCCCAGCTAAAACCATTGGATCTGCAGTCAAAACAGTTAGTCTACCAACACCAAAAACCTTTGAACGTTATGAAAGAGAAAGACTTACAACTGCTTGA
- a CDS encoding SRPBCC domain-containing protein, whose amino-acid sequence MKKIEAEYTVHSSPGVLYNRLSTASGLAEWFADDVTIDKDGFYHFSWDGEEEIAKLVSKKNLEFVKFHWMHLDEGTFLEFRLKTDPLTKDLALLVTFFADEDDEDEARLLWDNQIDDLLHILGS is encoded by the coding sequence ATGAAGAAGATTGAAGCTGAATACACCGTCCACTCCTCACCAGGAGTACTTTACAATCGTCTGAGCACCGCCAGCGGACTTGCCGAGTGGTTTGCAGATGATGTGACCATCGATAAAGATGGTTTTTACCATTTCTCTTGGGATGGCGAAGAGGAAATTGCCAAGCTCGTCAGCAAGAAGAATTTGGAGTTCGTGAAATTCCATTGGATGCATTTGGATGAAGGAACCTTCTTGGAGTTCCGATTGAAGACCGATCCGTTGACAAAAGACCTGGCCTTGCTGGTAACCTTTTTTGCTGATGAGGATGACGAAGATGAGGCGCGCCTGCTTTGGGATAACCAAATAGATGACCTGCTTCACATTTTAGGAAGCTAA